Proteins co-encoded in one Quercus robur chromosome 8, dhQueRobu3.1, whole genome shotgun sequence genomic window:
- the LOC126697844 gene encoding alpha-galactosidase 3: protein MAMRKKKSCVFSLSFVAVFWLWMLFVVAIEGKVVPLLQSYEKSGFGPSFSTIYDTSKYGIFNLNNGLAQTPQMGWNSWNFFACNINETVIKETADALVSTGLADLGYVYLNIDDCWSNTTRNSEGQLVPDPKNFPSGIKSLADYVHAKGLKLGIYSDAGAFTCEVRPGSLFHETDDAESFASWGVDYLKYDNCFNLGIKPKKRYPPMRDALNATGRTIFYSLCEWGEDDPALWAGRVGNSWRTTGDINDSWASMTTIADLNDKWAAYAGPGGWNDPDMLEVGNGGMTYQEYRAHFSIWALMKAPLLVGCDVRNMTAETYEILTNREIIAVNQDSLGVQGRKVNVTGTDGCLQVWAGPLSGHRLVVALWNCCSKGAIITALWETLGLESGTSVAIRDLWQHKNVTGNAVSSFSAYVDAHDCLVYIFTPLTLSQSAI from the exons atggcgatgaggaagaagaagagctgTGTTTTTTCATTGAGTTTTGTGGCTGTTTTTTGGCTATGGATGTTGTTTGTTGTGGCAATCGAAGGAAAAGTGGTGCCTCTATTGCAGAGCTATGAGAAATCCGGGTTTGGACCCAGTTTTAGTACGATTTATGATACTTCCAAATATGGTATTTTCAACCTCAACAACGGTTTGGCTCAGACGCCTCAGATGGG ATGGAATAGCTGGAATTTCTTTGCCTGCAATATCAATGAGACAGTCATCAAGGAAACAG CTGATGCACTTGTCTCAACGGGTTTGGCTGATTTAGGCTATGTGTATCTCAATATAG ATGATTGCTGGTCCAACACAACTCGGAATTCAGAG GGTCAATTGGTCCCTGAtccaaaaaattttccatcagGAATTAAATCTCTTGCTGATTATGTGCATGCAAAGGGCCTCAAGCTTGGGATATATTCTGATGCTGG GGCTTTTACATGTGAAGTTCGACCAGGATCACTATTCCATGAAACTGATGACGCAGAGTCGTTTGCTTCTTGG GGTGTGGATTATCTGAAGTATGACAACTGCTTCAATCTAGGCATCAAGCCAAAAAAACG ATACCCACCAATGCGTGATGCTCTAAATGCAACTGGACGCACAATATTCTACTCACTTTGTGAATG GGGTGAGGATGATCCAGCCTTATGGGCAGGCAGGGTTGGAAATAGCTGGCGTACAACTGGTGACATCAATGATTCATGGGCAAG CATGACTACAATTGCCGATCTGAATGACAAATGGGCAGCCTACGCTGGACCTGGTGGATGGAATG ATCCGGATATGTTGGAAGTTGGCAATGGAGGCATGACATACCAGGAGTACCGTGCTCATTTTAGCATCTGGGCTTTGATGAAG GCCCCTCTTTTGGTTGGTTGTGATGTAAGAAACATGACTGCAGAAACTTATGAGATTTTAACAAATAGGGAGATCATTGCCGTAAACCAAG ACTCACTTGGAGTTCAGGGAAGGAAAGTTAATGTTACAGGAACAGATGGTTGCCTACAG GTTTGGGCAGGTCCTTTGTCTGGACATCGCTTGGTTGTTGCTCTTTGGAATTGCTGTTCTAAGGGAGCAATTATTACAGCTCTATGGGAAACACTTGGGCTTGAATCCGGTACTAGTGTCGCAATCAGAGATTTGTGGCAG CACAAAAATGTTACGGGAAATGCAGTGTCATCATTCAGTGCCTATGTGGATGCTCATGATTGTCTGGTTTATATTTTCACTCCCCTGACATTGTCTCAATCTGCGATTTAA